From a region of the Heliangelus exortis chromosome 19, bHelExo1.hap1, whole genome shotgun sequence genome:
- the MN1 gene encoding transcriptional activator MN1, whose amino-acid sequence MFGLEQFEPQSNSRSGGQAERGFGQPGLSMSAHFKAPAFPGGGPAAAAVDPALGALGEPPLLGMNMSLAGDAYGFPGRGPSELHGGGMQPPVHGFFGGQQPHGGHGGAHHPHQHPPHFGGNFGPDPGASCVHGGRLLGYSGALGGQTAFADGYEHMAESQGGEGFGQQRPGNLPDFQHHSAGGSSHAVPAPCLPLDQSPNRAASFHGLPAAGSSEPHGLEQRRLPAQGGVDSLEYNYPGDGPAGHFELPVFSPSEPEGQLPHYGGGRQVPTGGSFAGAPALPRAPGMAVAKAHPPQQHGVFFERFGGARKMSASLEPGASARHPLMQQQPPQPPQQPPGLLARQNSCPPAIPRQQQTEANAPNPNLQDNGPIMQNQHAQFEYPIHRLENRNMHPYTDPVFNMQHPPPQQPPNQRLQHFDAPYVSVAKRPRFDYPGNPGVERCASWGSGMHGPAMESHLSPTAYPGLPGEFTPPAPEAFGGPLPHGGPEHPALAQRQNAALVMKQMASRSQQRLRPPSLQQLGHHGEVGPPGGLPPPAFEREAGGGRGFDPPAPHLAPDSAWFAGPPPPGELLPRRMAAPGLPAEAAPHELGLQPGGAAVLFRPGAGGLGLQEPLRMAGEGPAQALPSPGVHPPFAPAMGGLSQLQSPGGGVALPSAPAERRGPTDFAAQPGFPFAAAARQPASHGPTPALSASPGAYPPPPPEFPPPPPPRPAASKLGALSLGSFSKPASKDNVFGQSCLAALSTACQNMIASLGAPNLNVTFNKKSPAEAKRKLSQAEPDPPPPAAPDYFPAGPPSGTAGAGKVSGPAPLIPAESSLSPGYALEPAAGGEGKAGGGRGRGRRKRDSGHVSPGTFFEKFSAAEGGGAGVSPGQPAVPAAAGGPPGPAERGGGTPHDKPLTSPTWGKGGELLLGEQPDLMSSLDSGIQSVTKSDGSSPHVDFPDEVSTSYGNEDEVSSSSDNAASKPTRSPLLGGSPKLPRGEHTLLNGQKPLALGLLSTSTSTPDSYGLSTTAGAHPGTPSMEQVRTPTSTSAQDEIHPLEILQAQIQLQRQQFSISEDQPLGLKSKKGECAGQNGDSDLGSCCSEGVKGAMSTIDLDSLMAEHNSTWYLPGEKTLMEGQEEDKPMAPWEKPKPSNPSKEAHDLPPSKTPAQSGSHLQCLSVHCTDEVGEAKGRTAVPTWRSLHSDISNRFGTFVAALT is encoded by the coding sequence ATGTTCGGGCTGGAGCAGTTCGAGCCGCAGAGCAACAGCCGGAGCGGCGGGCAGGCGGAGCGGGGCTTCGGCCAGCCCGGACTGAGCATGAGCGCGCACTTCAAGGCGCCGGCCTTCCCCGGCGGcggcccggcggcggcggccgtgGACCCGGCCCTGGGAGCGCTGGGCGAGCCGCCCCTCCTAGGCATGAACATGAGCCTGGCCGGGGACGCCTACGGCTTCCCGGGCCGCGGCCCCTCCGAGCTGCACGGCGGCGGCATGCAGCCACCGGTGCACGGCTTCTTCGGCGGGCAGCAGCCGCACGGCGGCCACGGCGGCGCCCAccacccccaccagcaccccccgCACTTCGGCGGCAACTTCGGGCCCGACCCTGGCGCCTCCTGCGTGCACGGCGGCCGGCTCCTGGGCTACAGCGGGGCGCTGGGCGGGCAGACGGCGTTCGCCGACGGCTACGAGCACATGGCTGAGAGCCAGGGCGGCGAGGGCTTCGGGCAGCAGCGCCCCGGGAACCTGCCCGATTTCCAGCACCATAGCGCCGGCGGCTCTAGCCACGCCGTGCCGgcaccctgcctgcccctcGACCAGTCCCCCAACCGCGCCGCCTCTTTCCACGGGCTGCCGGCGGCCGGCTCCTCCGAGCCCCACGGCCTGGAGCAGCGGCGGCTGCCCGCGCAGGGCGGCGTGGACTCGCTGGAATACAATTACCCCGGCGACGGCCCCGCCGGCCACTTCGAGCTGCCCGTCTTCTCCCCGTCGGAGCCCGAGGGGCAGCTGCCGCACTACGGCGGCGGAAGGCAGGTGCCGACGGGCGGCAGCTTCGCCGGGGCGCCTGCCCTGCCTCGGGCACCGGGCATGGCCGTAGCCAAGGCGCACCCGCCGCAGCAGCACGGCGTCTTCTTCGAGCGCTTCGGGGGAGCGCGGAAGATGTCAGCCAGCCTGGAGCCGGGGGCCAGCGCCAGGCACCCGCTGATgcagcagcagccgccgcaGCCCCCGCAGCAGCCGCCGGGCTTGCTGGCCAGACAGAACTCCTGCCCGCCAGCCATCCCTAGGCAACAGCAAACAGAAGCCAACGCTCCCAACCCCAACCTGCAGGACAATGGGCCCATAATGCAGAACCAGCATGCACAGTTTGAATACCCTATTCACAGACTGGAGAACAGGAATATGCATCCCTACACCGACCCCGTGTTTAATATGCAGCACCCTCCTCCGCAACAGCCACCAAATCAAAGACTGCAGCACTTCGATGCCCCCTACGTGAGCGTCGCCAAGAGGCCGCGGTTCGACTACCCCGGCAACCCCGGCGTCGAGCGCTGCGCCTCCTGGGGCAGCGGCATGCACGGCCCCGCCATGGAGAGCCACCTCTCCCCGACGGCCTACCCCGGCCTGCCGGGCGAGTTCACCCCGCCGGCACCCGAGGCCTTTGGGGGGCCGCTGCCGCACGGTGGCCCCGAGCACCCGGCGCTGGCGCAACGCCAGAACGCGGCCCTGGTGATGAAGCAGATGGCCTCGCGCAGCCAGCAGCGCCTGCGGCcgcccagcctgcagcagctggggcacCACGGCGAGGTGGGCCCGCCCGGCGGCCTGCCCCCACCCGCCTTCGAGCGGGAGGCCGGCGGCGGCCGCGGCTTCGACCCCCCGGCACCGCACCTGGCCCCCGACAGCGCTTGGTTCGCGGGGCCACCGCCGCCCGGGGAGCTGCTGCCGCGGCGCATGGCGGCACCGGGGCTGCCGGCCGAGGCGGCGCCCCACGAGCTGGGCCTGCAGCCCGGCGGTGCTGCCGTGCTGTTCCGGCCGGGAGCCGGCGgactggggctgcaggagccgCTGCGGATGGCGGGCGAGGGGCCGGCACAGGCCCTGCCCTCGCCCGGTGTCCACCCGCCCTTCGCACCCGCCATGGGTGGCCTCTCGCAGCTGCAGTCTCCGGGCGGCGGCGTGGCCCTGCCCAGCGCACCCGCCGAGCGTCGAGGCCCCACCGACTTTGCCGCCCAGCCCGGCTTCCCCTTCGCGGCAGCGGCGCGGCAGCCCGCGTCCCACGGGCCCACGCCTGCCCTCAGCGCCTCGCCGGGTGCCTACCCGCCGCCCCCGCCCGAGTtccccccgccgccgccaccgcgtCCTGCCGCCAGCAAGCTGGGTGCCCTCTCGCTGGGCTCCTTCAGCAAGCCGGCCAGCAAGGACAACGTCTttgggcagagctgcctggccGCTCTCTCCACCGCCTGCCAGAACATGATCGCCAGCCTGGGTGCCCCCAACCTCAACGTCACCTTCAACAAGAAGAGCCCGGCCGAGGCCAAGCGCAAGCTCAGCCAGGCCGAGCCCGacccgccgccgcccgccgccccggACTACTTCCCGGCGGGGCCACCGTCGGGCACAGCGGGCGCTGGCAAGGTGTCGGGCCCTGCCCCGCTGATACCTGCCGAGAGCAGCCTCTCGCCCGGCTACGCGCTGGAGCCGGCGGCCGGTGGTGAGGGGAaggcgggcggcgggcgggggcgggggcggcggAAACGGGACAGCGGGCATGTAAGCCCCGGCACCTTCTTTGAGAAGTTCTCGGCTGCAGAGGGCGGCGGGGCCGGTGTCAGCCCGGGGCAGCCGGCAGTCCCAGCGGCAGCCGGGGGACCCCCGGGGCCTGCGGAACGTGGTGGGGGAACCCCCCATGACAAGCCTCTGACCTCGCCCACCTGGGGCAAGGGCGGcgagctgctgctgggggagcagcCTGACCTGATGTCCTCCCTGGACAGTGGCATCCAGAGCGTGACCAAGTCGGACGGCAGCTCCCCGCACGTGGACTTTCCCGACGAGGTTAGCACCAGCTATGGCAATGAGGATGAGGTGTCCTCCAGCTCCGACAACGCCGCCTCCAAGCCCACCCGCAGCCCGCTGCTGGGCGGCTCGCCCAAACTGCCCCGCGGGGAGCACACACTTCTCAACGGACAGAAGCCCCTGGCCCTCGGCCTCCTCAGTACGTCTACCTCGACCCCCGACAGCTACGGGCTCAGCACCACAGCGGGCGCCCATCCTGGCACGCCGAGCATGGAGCAGGTGCGGACCCCGACAAGCACCTCGGCCCAGGATGAAATCCACCCCCTGGAGATCCTGCAGGCGCAGATCCAGCTCCAGCGGCAGCAGTTCAGCATCTCGGAAGACCAGCCCTTGGGGCTGAAGAGCAAGAAGGGGGAGTGTGCGGGGCAGAACGGGGACAGTGacctgggcagctgctgctcagaaggCGTCAAGGGTGCCATGAGCACCATCGACCTGGACTCCCTGATGGCGGAGCACAACTCCACCTGGTACCTGCCCGGTGAGAAGACCCTGAtggagggacaggaggaggacAAGCCCATGGCACCCTGGGAGAAGCCCAAGCCCTCAAACCCCAGCAAAGAAG